One Glutamicibacter mishrai genomic window carries:
- a CDS encoding acyl-CoA dehydrogenase family protein — MSIESILTDQLLERFRERAARYDSENSFAVQDFDELVSLDYLKALIPEDKGGLGWSVEQVALAQRRLATAAPATALAVNMHHVWASVARVLQARGDSRLQMVTDWIAQGEVMAFGISEPGNDSVLFDSKTSASTGPDGSVTFNGVKIFTSLSPAFTRLGVFGKDESTGELVHAFVSKGDGVESMGDWNTLGMRASQSHTTKLVNAVSPAQWVHSRLPAGPNPDLLIFGIFASFLTLTASVYVGIADRAVSLGQATLNKRKHHDGTSYSQDIRARGLLSQAAMRLISLDALQRSVAKDIDDLVDHQDAWFPKLVTLRTLAGDTARENVQVVGQLLGGGGYFRGSEFERLYRDVQASWYHPSNAASAENTVASWLVGPLEG, encoded by the coding sequence GTGTCCATCGAGTCAATCCTTACTGATCAGCTTCTCGAGCGGTTCCGCGAACGCGCCGCTCGGTACGATAGTGAAAATTCTTTCGCTGTCCAAGACTTTGACGAGCTGGTCTCGCTGGATTATCTGAAAGCGCTGATCCCCGAAGACAAAGGCGGGCTCGGCTGGAGTGTGGAACAGGTTGCCCTGGCCCAGCGGCGCTTGGCAACAGCTGCGCCTGCTACCGCCTTGGCAGTGAACATGCATCATGTTTGGGCTTCCGTTGCCAGGGTGCTTCAGGCCAGGGGCGATAGCCGCCTTCAGATGGTCACCGACTGGATTGCGCAGGGCGAGGTGATGGCCTTCGGAATCTCGGAACCCGGCAATGATTCCGTTCTTTTTGATTCGAAAACTTCAGCATCAACCGGGCCGGATGGATCCGTGACCTTCAACGGGGTCAAGATATTCACTTCGCTCTCACCGGCATTCACCCGGCTGGGTGTTTTCGGGAAGGACGAATCAACGGGAGAACTCGTTCATGCCTTCGTTTCCAAGGGTGATGGCGTTGAATCCATGGGGGACTGGAACACATTGGGAATGCGGGCCAGCCAATCGCACACCACCAAACTAGTCAATGCGGTGTCCCCGGCTCAATGGGTACACAGTCGGCTTCCGGCGGGACCGAATCCCGATCTGCTGATCTTCGGGATCTTCGCATCGTTCCTCACCCTCACCGCCAGCGTTTATGTGGGCATCGCCGATCGGGCAGTGAGCTTAGGGCAGGCGACGTTGAACAAGAGGAAGCATCATGACGGGACCAGCTACTCCCAGGACATACGCGCACGCGGCTTGCTGTCCCAGGCTGCGATGAGGCTCATCTCGCTTGATGCGCTCCAGCGCTCGGTAGCCAAGGACATTGATGATCTAGTAGACCATCAGGATGCATGGTTCCCGAAGCTAGTCACGCTGCGCACCCTTGCCGGCGACACAGCGCGTGAGAATGTCCAGGTGGTGGGACAGCTGCTCGGAGGCGGCGGGTACTTCCGCGGTTCCGAATTCGAGAGGCTGTACCGCGACGTGCAGGCCAGCTGGTACCACCCGTCCAACGCGGCATCCGCAGAAAATACCGTCGCCTCCTGGCTGGTTGGGCCACTGGAAGGGTGA
- a CDS encoding Nramp family divalent metal transporter has protein sequence MSESTQAPDAGLEASGPPRWKIIGPGLVVAATGVGAADMVATLVAGSQYGYALLWAVILGVILKIVLVEGAGRYTLATGKTIFEGWKSLGKWTTWYFGPYIIIWGFVYGATAMSSAALPLAALIPGVDLKIWAVIMGLLGFVMVWFGRYQVFEKITAVLVGIMFVTVVGLAVIAVPNVPEMLKGLIPMIPSGGVVYTLALAGGVGGTITLAAYGYWLREKGWYSPKWMRVMRIDNSMAYVMTGIFVIAMLIVGAEVVRSAGVAISGGDEGLLELSDVLKEKYGAVVGNGFLVGFWAASFSSIIGVWNGVSLMFADFWGHMRKRPANHPDTMTGGKYFKFYVLWLTFPPMLLFLLDKPIALILAYGVLGALFMPFLAVTLLGLLNGHRIPKQWANRWHTNTALAITAILFIILGVQQLYKALSPLWAG, from the coding sequence ATGAGTGAAAGCACGCAGGCACCCGATGCCGGTCTAGAGGCCTCCGGGCCGCCACGCTGGAAAATTATCGGCCCAGGTCTTGTTGTCGCCGCGACCGGCGTTGGCGCCGCGGATATGGTGGCAACCTTGGTGGCCGGCAGCCAATATGGCTACGCCCTTCTTTGGGCCGTGATCCTGGGCGTGATCCTGAAGATCGTCCTCGTCGAAGGCGCCGGCCGCTACACGCTGGCCACGGGCAAGACCATCTTCGAAGGATGGAAGTCCCTAGGCAAGTGGACAACCTGGTACTTCGGCCCGTACATCATCATCTGGGGCTTCGTTTACGGAGCCACGGCAATGAGCTCGGCGGCCCTACCCCTGGCAGCCTTGATTCCTGGCGTTGATCTGAAGATCTGGGCAGTCATCATGGGGCTCTTGGGCTTCGTCATGGTCTGGTTCGGCCGCTATCAGGTCTTTGAAAAGATCACTGCGGTACTCGTTGGCATCATGTTCGTCACCGTCGTCGGACTTGCAGTCATTGCAGTGCCCAATGTTCCTGAAATGCTCAAGGGCCTGATCCCAATGATCCCTTCCGGTGGCGTGGTCTACACCCTAGCTCTGGCCGGCGGCGTGGGCGGCACGATCACCTTGGCGGCCTACGGATACTGGTTGCGTGAAAAAGGCTGGTACTCCCCTAAGTGGATGCGCGTGATGCGTATCGACAACTCAATGGCCTACGTGATGACTGGCATCTTCGTGATCGCCATGCTGATTGTCGGTGCCGAGGTTGTCCGCTCTGCAGGCGTGGCAATTTCCGGTGGCGACGAGGGCTTGTTGGAGCTCTCTGACGTTCTCAAGGAAAAGTACGGTGCCGTCGTCGGCAACGGTTTCCTCGTGGGCTTCTGGGCTGCTTCCTTCTCCTCCATCATCGGCGTGTGGAACGGCGTGTCATTGATGTTCGCCGACTTCTGGGGACATATGCGCAAGCGTCCAGCGAACCACCCGGACACCATGACCGGTGGCAAGTACTTCAAGTTCTATGTCCTGTGGCTGACATTCCCGCCGATGCTGCTGTTCCTCCTGGACAAGCCGATTGCGCTCATCCTGGCCTACGGCGTGCTGGGCGCGCTATTCATGCCTTTCCTCGCCGTGACCCTGCTTGGGCTGCTCAATGGCCATCGAATCCCGAAGCAGTGGGCCAACCGCTGGCACACCAACACGGCCCTGGCCATCACCGCAATCCTGTTCATCATCCTTGGCGTGCAGCAGCTTTATAAGGCACTCTCGCCATTGTGGGCTGGATAG
- a CDS encoding alpha/beta fold hydrolase → MDSSVHFNHPREQGFLPVSDGHRLYWEEFGSPDGIPALHLHGGPGGTLGNSGYRQRWDLPRTRLIGFEQRGCGRSTPSAADLGVPSDHFTTQKMIQDIEALRIARGVDKWILNGVSWGSTLALAYAQAHPERVHGLVLFAVTTTSREEVRWITETVGAIFPEAWERLDKFARDHVPEYESGAESLIDSYARLLANSDPGLRDAASLEWALWEDTHISLGSESVIRDPRWNDQDFRHSMNRLTTHFWSNAGFCDPPILQQIDRVKHLPAIFIHGRHDVSSPVATAWKLHRAWPGSQLQICENDAHGGATMVERWTAANSTVLGLAS, encoded by the coding sequence ATGGATTCCTCGGTTCATTTCAATCATCCCCGCGAGCAGGGCTTTCTCCCGGTGAGCGACGGCCACAGGTTGTATTGGGAAGAATTTGGCTCTCCCGATGGAATCCCTGCTTTGCATTTACACGGTGGACCGGGTGGAACTCTCGGGAACTCCGGGTATCGCCAGCGATGGGATCTGCCCCGCACCAGGCTGATTGGGTTTGAACAACGAGGTTGCGGACGATCGACACCATCGGCAGCCGACCTCGGGGTTCCCTCAGATCACTTCACGACGCAGAAAATGATCCAAGACATTGAAGCCCTGCGCATCGCCCGCGGCGTCGACAAATGGATCCTGAACGGTGTGTCATGGGGATCAACTCTGGCTTTGGCTTACGCCCAAGCACATCCAGAACGGGTTCACGGCCTCGTGCTCTTTGCCGTTACTACCACCAGCCGGGAAGAAGTCCGATGGATCACCGAAACCGTCGGCGCGATTTTCCCCGAGGCCTGGGAACGCCTTGATAAATTTGCTCGCGACCACGTTCCGGAATACGAATCTGGCGCAGAAAGCCTGATCGATTCCTATGCGCGGTTACTGGCGAATTCAGATCCTGGCCTTCGTGATGCCGCATCATTGGAGTGGGCACTTTGGGAAGATACGCATATCTCCCTGGGCAGCGAGTCAGTGATTCGCGATCCACGCTGGAATGACCAGGATTTCCGGCATTCGATGAACCGTCTCACGACGCACTTCTGGTCTAACGCAGGCTTCTGCGATCCGCCGATCTTGCAGCAGATCGACCGCGTGAAGCACCTGCCGGCCATCTTCATCCATGGGCGACATGACGTTTCCAGCCCGGTGGCGACCGCGTGGAAGCTGCACCGGGCCTGGCCTGGATCGCAACTGCAGATTTGCGAAAACGACGCGCATGGCGGCGCAACGATGGTTGAGCGGTGGACGGCTGCAAATTCTACGGTGCTAGGGCTTGCGTCTTGA
- a CDS encoding DUF5703 family protein, which translates to MLQERIKPPVHHSDEQRFEYLVITSFPSEPVHVARAALREHADNGKWELMRTCRYEGGVYKYWLRRRVMRIRSTLPPLD; encoded by the coding sequence ATGCTTCAAGAACGAATTAAACCGCCCGTGCATCACTCCGATGAACAGCGCTTTGAATATCTGGTGATCACGTCGTTTCCCAGCGAACCTGTTCATGTTGCCCGCGCGGCCTTGCGTGAACACGCGGACAACGGCAAATGGGAACTGATGCGTACCTGCAGGTACGAAGGCGGCGTCTACAAATATTGGCTGCGCCGCAGGGTCATGCGAATCCGCAGTACCCTGCCGCCGCTGGATTAG
- a CDS encoding glycosyltransferase yields MRIAMLSLHTSPMQQPGSGDAGGMNVYIQNLSYALGALGHEVHMITRTASESQSLQVGEGVWMHEVQVAAGQALSKEQLPEIIAPAVQEVSAHLQGLEFDIVHAHYWLSGMVGLQLAERWSAPLLVSMHTSAAAKEHESGIAEPGNRKEAEKLLLADCARIIANTPVEAKQLARFYDVESNKLDVVLPGVNHRIFHPDQDKLRRPLGEDDLHLVYAGRMQPLKGAHLLLEAMGIARRSHPELRITASLFGAMSGSADYDLESLAKKQDLSDVVRFYEPLEPAKLALVFANADIVAVPSLSETFGLVAAEAQACGTPVLANAVGGLAYAVNDGESGWLMPEPDASLWARRLVELAQNPDEVTSAGHGALEHSGLFTWERAAVATLASYRIAQSQLQH; encoded by the coding sequence ATGCGCATTGCCATGCTTTCCCTGCATACTTCACCGATGCAGCAACCAGGCTCAGGCGATGCCGGCGGCATGAACGTCTACATTCAGAACCTCTCCTACGCGTTGGGGGCTTTGGGCCACGAAGTGCACATGATTACGCGGACCGCTTCGGAATCACAGTCTCTTCAAGTCGGCGAAGGCGTGTGGATGCATGAGGTCCAGGTCGCCGCTGGTCAGGCCTTGTCGAAGGAACAGCTCCCGGAGATCATTGCCCCTGCTGTGCAAGAAGTCTCCGCACATCTGCAGGGGCTGGAGTTCGATATCGTTCACGCTCATTATTGGCTGTCGGGAATGGTCGGGCTCCAGCTCGCTGAGCGGTGGTCCGCGCCCCTGTTGGTTTCGATGCATACCTCGGCCGCCGCCAAGGAACATGAGTCGGGTATCGCCGAGCCTGGTAATCGCAAAGAGGCCGAGAAGCTGCTGCTTGCTGACTGCGCACGCATCATCGCCAATACTCCCGTTGAAGCCAAGCAATTGGCACGCTTTTACGACGTGGAGTCCAACAAATTGGATGTCGTACTGCCAGGGGTGAATCACCGGATTTTCCACCCGGACCAGGACAAATTGCGCAGGCCCCTTGGCGAGGATGACCTGCATCTGGTTTATGCAGGTCGCATGCAGCCGCTGAAGGGAGCACACTTGCTGCTTGAAGCAATGGGGATCGCCCGGCGCAGCCATCCGGAATTGCGCATTACCGCTTCGCTGTTCGGTGCGATGTCGGGATCTGCCGACTACGACTTGGAATCCCTCGCCAAGAAGCAGGATCTGAGCGACGTCGTCCGATTCTACGAGCCCTTGGAACCGGCCAAGCTCGCCCTGGTCTTTGCCAACGCTGACATTGTCGCTGTTCCTTCATTGTCCGAGACGTTCGGCCTGGTGGCGGCAGAGGCCCAGGCCTGCGGTACACCAGTACTGGCCAACGCAGTCGGCGGGCTCGCCTACGCCGTTAACGACGGAGAATCCGGGTGGCTGATGCCCGAACCGGATGCTTCCCTGTGGGCTCGCAGGCTTGTCGAGCTTGCCCAGAATCCTGATGAGGTAACGAGCGCTGGCCATGGAGCCTTGGAGCATTCTGGGCTGTTCACGTGGGAGCGCGCTGCGGTAGCCACTCTCGCCAGCTACCGGATTGCCCAGTCGCAGCTCCAGCACTGA
- a CDS encoding undecaprenyl-diphosphate phosphatase, with product MNWFEAAFLGLIQGLTEFLPISSSAHLRIVGELLPNAQDPGAAFTAITQLGTETAVIVFFWRDIVRIIGAWCKALTGKIPHSDPDAKMGWLIIVGSIPIAILGLLLEDYIDTNFRSLWIVATTLVVFGLFLALADHYGKQQRGLEKLTVKHGILYGLAQAMALIPGVSRSGGTITAGLLMGYTREAAARYSFLLAIPAVYASGLYKLVKSFDEPGVYSLAQTGLATAIAFIVGFFIVGWFLKFVSTHSYRFFVWYRILLGFVLFVALGFGLINA from the coding sequence GTGAATTGGTTTGAAGCAGCTTTCCTTGGATTGATCCAGGGCCTGACCGAGTTCCTCCCGATCTCGTCCTCGGCCCACCTGCGTATCGTTGGCGAACTTTTGCCCAATGCCCAGGACCCCGGCGCCGCCTTTACGGCCATTACCCAGCTCGGCACCGAGACCGCGGTGATCGTCTTCTTCTGGCGTGACATCGTCAGGATCATTGGCGCATGGTGCAAGGCACTGACGGGCAAGATTCCGCACTCGGATCCCGATGCGAAAATGGGTTGGCTGATCATTGTCGGCTCCATCCCCATCGCGATCCTTGGCCTCCTGCTCGAAGACTACATTGACACCAACTTCCGATCATTGTGGATCGTCGCGACCACCTTGGTGGTCTTCGGCCTATTCCTTGCGCTGGCCGACCACTACGGCAAGCAGCAGCGTGGACTGGAAAAGCTCACCGTAAAGCACGGCATCTTGTACGGTTTGGCGCAGGCCATGGCGCTGATTCCTGGCGTCTCCCGCTCAGGCGGCACGATCACCGCAGGTTTGCTCATGGGGTACACCCGCGAAGCTGCCGCGCGGTACTCTTTCCTGCTGGCCATTCCAGCCGTCTACGCTTCCGGCCTGTACAAGCTGGTCAAGAGCTTTGACGAGCCAGGCGTGTACAGCTTGGCGCAGACCGGCCTGGCTACCGCGATCGCCTTCATCGTCGGATTCTTCATCGTCGGCTGGTTCCTGAAGTTCGTCTCCACCCACTCTTACCGGTTCTTCGTTTGGTACCGTATTCTGCTGGGCTTCGTGCTCTTTGTCGCTTTGGGCTTTGGTCTGATCAACGCCTAA
- a CDS encoding response regulator transcription factor: MQLLIVEDDQSVADALIDAVSAAGHHAVHACRGSDALLRHHDVQLILLDLGLPDMDGLEVLRKLRQVSDVPVIILSARDDERSVVRGLRQGADDYLVKPIGLTILLARIDAVARRAGAKSTASRNQIIAGTLSMDLDKHEAVLAGKRLGLTAKEFELLTLLARHAGSVVTREQILDRLWGDAFLAVSRSLDVHLTGLRAKLATPGMIVNVRGVGYRLEAPSS; the protein is encoded by the coding sequence GTGCAGCTATTGATCGTCGAAGACGACCAATCCGTGGCAGACGCGCTGATCGATGCCGTTAGCGCAGCCGGCCACCATGCGGTGCACGCGTGCCGGGGATCCGATGCCTTGTTGCGCCACCATGATGTACAGCTGATCCTGCTGGATCTCGGTTTGCCTGACATGGACGGGTTGGAGGTCTTGCGCAAGCTGCGCCAAGTCAGCGATGTGCCAGTGATTATCCTCAGCGCCAGGGATGACGAGCGGAGCGTTGTGCGCGGCCTGCGCCAGGGCGCCGACGATTACCTGGTCAAGCCCATAGGGCTGACGATCCTGCTGGCCAGGATCGACGCCGTGGCCCGACGTGCCGGCGCGAAATCCACGGCCAGCAGGAATCAGATCATTGCCGGAACCCTGTCCATGGATCTTGATAAGCATGAAGCTGTTTTGGCGGGGAAGAGGCTGGGACTGACGGCTAAGGAATTCGAGCTTCTGACTCTGCTGGCAAGGCACGCAGGTTCGGTCGTCACTCGCGAACAGATCCTCGATCGGCTCTGGGGTGACGCTTTTTTGGCCGTATCCCGTTCCCTGGATGTGCACTTGACCGGCCTGCGAGCGAAGCTTGCTACCCCCGGGATGATCGTGAATGTTCGTGGCGTCGGGTATCGGCTTGAGGCGCCGAGCTCGTGA
- a CDS encoding NADPH-dependent F420 reductase has product MRIKKIGILGAGRAGTALARAAASAGIQVKIAGTRPARQMKYHLMQYAPHALAVGAGEIAEDVELVALMVPQEDLDDVDTDSLAGVLLIDATNRWEDEPLPAWFQDSLDRGLSSSEAIAEHFSQSRVAKALNHISHWDLDADRAVKAEAQRALAIATDSPGDTAVVACLISQLGFTPVQLADLAQGRSLEPSGRIFNEVLGAEDLIQRISEETAR; this is encoded by the coding sequence ATGAGAATCAAGAAGATCGGCATCCTCGGAGCAGGCCGGGCAGGCACCGCGCTGGCGAGGGCAGCGGCATCCGCCGGCATTCAAGTGAAGATCGCGGGCACCCGTCCTGCGCGCCAAATGAAATACCATCTGATGCAGTACGCGCCGCACGCGCTCGCGGTGGGCGCTGGCGAAATCGCCGAAGATGTCGAGCTCGTAGCGCTCATGGTTCCCCAAGAGGATTTGGATGACGTTGATACGGATTCCTTGGCTGGAGTTCTGCTGATTGACGCGACAAATCGCTGGGAGGACGAACCCTTGCCTGCCTGGTTCCAGGACTCGTTGGATCGTGGCCTGTCCAGCTCCGAGGCGATCGCCGAGCATTTCAGCCAGTCGCGCGTGGCCAAGGCCTTAAACCACATCAGCCATTGGGATCTTGATGCAGATCGGGCCGTCAAGGCTGAAGCCCAGCGCGCCCTAGCGATAGCGACAGATAGTCCTGGCGATACTGCAGTCGTGGCGTGCTTGATTAGCCAGCTGGGTTTCACTCCGGTCCAACTTGCCGATTTGGCCCAAGGACGGAGTTTGGAGCCCTCGGGAAGAATCTTCAACGAGGTACTCGGGGCAGAGGATCTGATCCAGAGGATTAGCGAGGAAACGGCACGTTGA
- a CDS encoding sensor histidine kinase: protein MRIRVLSVLGSLLLVIVALVSTVLMQSVSRDATADLQVNRLSALNRFVQLASHANGGDDLEMLQLEMDTYSQLYGEGLLIVADGRQLASGEIQPEDAAVAQALRAAALNLEHTEIPAVNPFSDGAALITRPFGNTAQVLGSVTMKVNLEPARMRVLQASSMVLIISLAVGAIFLLLADRLATWVIRPLHRLDDSVQLLTRTQRPIPLVDQGPPELQALSRSVSNMAQTMATSLQQQQELIAETSHQLRNPVAALRLRVDLLKMRGGDDSSSDALRAVEDELARVETLLDGVLRLASAEHRLTEQNSEESAVEAGTRRESINALEVLAEEIERQSAVAQASGNTLMLDRASEPMVDALVWCNGFDLQQMVSELLENAIKYAPGTQVELGVRSSGAMLDIVVSDHGPGLSTAELSRAVERFWRSVRARGTAGTGLGLAIVDRLARANAGQIIVAANDGTGLKIIIRLPRASSGQEGTDG from the coding sequence GTGAGGATCCGCGTCCTGTCAGTCCTTGGTTCCCTGCTGCTGGTGATCGTGGCTCTGGTCAGCACGGTTTTGATGCAGAGTGTCAGCCGCGATGCCACAGCGGATCTCCAAGTGAACCGGCTCTCGGCTCTGAACCGTTTTGTGCAACTCGCCTCCCATGCCAACGGTGGCGACGACTTGGAAATGCTGCAGCTGGAAATGGACACCTATTCCCAGCTCTATGGCGAGGGGCTGTTGATCGTGGCGGACGGACGCCAACTGGCATCCGGTGAAATCCAGCCGGAGGACGCAGCGGTTGCTCAGGCGCTGCGAGCGGCAGCATTGAACTTGGAACATACGGAAATTCCCGCCGTCAACCCATTTTCCGACGGCGCTGCGCTGATCACCCGTCCTTTCGGCAATACTGCCCAAGTGCTAGGTTCCGTGACCATGAAGGTCAACCTCGAGCCCGCTCGCATGAGGGTGCTCCAGGCATCGAGCATGGTCCTGATAATCAGCCTCGCCGTCGGAGCGATCTTCTTGCTCTTGGCGGATCGGCTGGCGACGTGGGTCATCCGGCCGCTTCACCGCCTGGACGATTCCGTGCAGTTGCTGACCCGGACTCAACGCCCCATCCCGCTCGTTGATCAAGGGCCTCCAGAGTTGCAGGCCCTGTCCCGGTCCGTCAGCAATATGGCCCAAACCATGGCGACGAGCCTTCAGCAGCAACAAGAGCTGATTGCTGAGACTTCTCATCAATTGCGTAATCCGGTGGCGGCGCTCAGACTGCGAGTGGATCTGCTGAAGATGCGAGGCGGAGATGATTCGAGTTCGGATGCCCTGCGTGCGGTGGAAGATGAATTGGCCCGCGTGGAGACACTGCTGGACGGTGTATTGCGTCTAGCAAGTGCGGAGCATCGATTGACCGAGCAGAATTCCGAGGAATCCGCTGTCGAGGCAGGGACTCGAAGAGAATCCATTAACGCCTTGGAAGTCCTCGCAGAGGAAATCGAGCGTCAGTCTGCCGTTGCGCAAGCGTCAGGCAACACCCTGATGCTGGACAGGGCGTCGGAACCCATGGTCGATGCGCTGGTCTGGTGCAATGGTTTTGACCTCCAGCAGATGGTCTCAGAGCTCCTGGAAAACGCCATTAAATATGCTCCTGGAACACAAGTTGAGCTAGGCGTCAGAAGTTCAGGCGCCATGCTCGACATCGTGGTTAGTGATCACGGCCCTGGACTGAGCACAGCGGAACTATCTAGGGCAGTGGAGCGCTTCTGGCGATCTGTACGTGCCCGCGGCACTGCGGGCACGGGACTGGGATTGGCAATCGTAGACAGATTGGCCCGTGCCAATGCAGGCCAAATCATAGTGGCTGCCAACGATGGGACAGGACTTAAGATCATCATCAGGCTGCCCCGGGCCTCGTCAGGACAGGAGGGAACTGATGGCTGA
- a CDS encoding TAXI family TRAP transporter solute-binding subunit, with translation MAERYSPERRTLLKALLAAPAVAMLPALNACSQRADQPRLDIASGEEGGMYFEFAQLLSAALVENGIADTSAAFKTEASAQNLDLLVQGRAHLALALADTVAVFRANNAKQAGITALGRVYQNYFHCIVKANSGIQNLRDFPGRTIGTGAAGSGTWVTGQRILQVAGLKKHRQAPVERMLGYASGLEALGQGDIDVLFLFGGMPVRPLADLARGENLRLLDVTEVLPNLRDAYPGLYDRVVIPGNTYPGITGVDAIGVSNLLMARPDLPGKTATAIVKLLAAKAHQLVPESSAGIQHLTPETLISTAGQPLHPGARDAYLELHG, from the coding sequence ATGGCTGAACGGTACTCGCCAGAACGACGCACACTGCTCAAAGCTTTATTGGCCGCGCCGGCAGTTGCGATGCTTCCCGCCTTGAACGCCTGTAGCCAACGAGCCGACCAGCCGCGTCTGGACATAGCGTCCGGTGAAGAAGGCGGAATGTACTTCGAATTTGCACAGTTGCTTTCGGCGGCACTGGTCGAGAATGGAATCGCAGATACCTCGGCAGCGTTCAAAACCGAGGCAAGCGCACAGAACCTCGACCTGCTGGTTCAGGGCCGCGCACATCTGGCATTGGCACTAGCAGACACCGTCGCCGTGTTCCGGGCGAATAATGCGAAACAGGCCGGCATCACAGCTTTAGGGCGGGTGTACCAAAACTATTTTCATTGCATCGTTAAAGCCAACAGCGGAATTCAAAACTTGCGTGATTTCCCGGGCCGCACCATCGGCACGGGAGCCGCTGGCTCCGGGACCTGGGTCACCGGACAACGGATTTTGCAGGTTGCGGGACTCAAAAAACATCGCCAGGCGCCTGTCGAGCGGATGCTTGGCTACGCCTCAGGGCTTGAGGCACTTGGGCAAGGCGATATCGACGTGCTCTTCCTCTTCGGCGGGATGCCAGTACGGCCCCTCGCCGATTTGGCCAGAGGCGAGAACCTCCGTCTCCTGGATGTCACCGAAGTCCTGCCGAACCTGCGTGATGCCTACCCAGGTCTTTATGACCGGGTGGTTATTCCAGGCAACACGTATCCAGGGATAACTGGCGTCGATGCAATCGGAGTCAGCAACCTGCTCATGGCCCGGCCCGATCTGCCGGGCAAAACCGCCACGGCCATCGTCAAGCTCCTGGCGGCCAAAGCCCACCAACTCGTGCCTGAATCCAGCGCGGGGATCCAGCATTTGACTCCCGAGACTTTGATCAGCACGGCAGGGCAACCGTTGCACCCCGGAGCCAGGGATGCCTACCTTGAGCTACACGGCTAA
- a CDS encoding M20/M25/M40 family metallo-hydrolase yields MTTAIERMENDAVEICRGLIRIDTTNFGGNRGAGELQAARYVSGLFAEVGLDARIYESAPGRANVAVRIPGTDPSLPALIVHGHLDVVPAIADDWSVDPFGAEIKDGMIWGRGAVDMKNMDAMIIAAIRHMQREKISPRRDLIIAFFADEEAGGDYGAGWMVENHPEVFAGAEEAISEVGGFSVDINGRRAYMLQTAEKGIAWLKLTAQGMAGHGSQINTDNAVTALAGAVYRIGEHQWPLSYTKTTQSLMEQVAELSGLEFDRENPQPLLEAMGNVSRFVGATLQNTANPSALQAGYKHNVIPGQAEALIDCRTLPDEHEATLEKLRELAGEGVELSMVHEQDSLEVPFAGALVDSMVKSLLDEDPEAIVLPYMLSGGTDNKWLATIGITGYGFAPLQLPAELDFTGMFHGVDERVPVDAVKFGVRVLENLMRSY; encoded by the coding sequence ATGACCACCGCAATCGAACGCATGGAAAATGACGCAGTAGAAATTTGCCGCGGCTTGATCCGCATTGACACAACAAATTTTGGTGGCAATCGGGGCGCAGGGGAGCTGCAGGCCGCACGCTATGTCAGCGGGCTTTTCGCCGAGGTCGGCTTGGACGCGAGGATTTACGAGTCGGCACCGGGACGCGCCAATGTGGCGGTGCGGATTCCGGGCACTGACCCATCGCTGCCGGCGCTGATCGTGCATGGCCACCTTGACGTAGTGCCAGCGATTGCCGATGACTGGAGCGTTGACCCATTTGGGGCGGAGATCAAGGATGGCATGATCTGGGGCCGCGGAGCCGTCGATATGAAAAACATGGATGCCATGATCATCGCCGCCATCCGTCATATGCAACGTGAAAAAATCTCTCCACGGCGTGATCTGATCATCGCGTTCTTCGCTGACGAAGAAGCTGGAGGAGATTATGGGGCGGGCTGGATGGTAGAAAACCATCCAGAGGTTTTTGCCGGAGCAGAAGAAGCGATCAGCGAAGTTGGCGGATTCTCCGTGGATATCAACGGACGCCGTGCTTACATGCTGCAAACGGCTGAAAAAGGGATCGCATGGCTCAAACTCACCGCTCAGGGAATGGCAGGACATGGCTCGCAGATTAATACTGATAATGCGGTGACCGCCCTGGCTGGAGCCGTTTACCGCATCGGCGAGCACCAATGGCCTTTGTCCTATACAAAAACCACCCAGTCCCTCATGGAGCAAGTCGCCGAATTGTCTGGCCTGGAGTTTGACCGCGAGAACCCCCAACCGCTGCTTGAAGCGATGGGCAACGTATCGCGGTTTGTCGGAGCAACTCTTCAAAACACCGCTAATCCCTCCGCTTTGCAAGCTGGCTATAAGCACAACGTCATTCCAGGGCAGGCCGAGGCGTTGATTGATTGCCGCACTTTGCCTGACGAACACGAAGCCACGCTTGAGAAGCTGCGCGAACTGGCTGGGGAGGGGGTCGAGCTTTCCATGGTGCATGAACAGGATTCCCTGGAAGTTCCTTTCGCCGGTGCCTTGGTGGACTCCATGGTGAAGTCCCTGTTGGATGAAGACCCCGAAGCGATCGTCCTGCCCTATATGCTCTCCGGGGGTACCGATAACAAGTGGCTGGCCACTATCGGGATTACCGGATACGGATTCGCGCCCCTTCAACTGCCCGCAGAGCTGGACTTCACAGGAATGTTCCACGGAGTTGATGAGCGGGTCCCTGTGGACGCGGTCAAATTCGGTGTGCGAGTCCTCGAAAACTTGATGCGCAGCTACTAA